In Armatimonadota bacterium, a single genomic region encodes these proteins:
- a CDS encoding PLP-dependent aspartate aminotransferase family protein, whose amino-acid sequence MHFATKALRVGQDPDPKYKAVVPPIYQSSTFAWDNLDNIPKIDYSRCQNPNREMLEQVIAALENGEFCTLFSSGMAAVAACFALLKQGDHLLVANDIYGGTFRLAEKYLPKQGISYTSFDAQDPASIETVVQPNTKMLIFEGPTNPTMRVPDIQKVAKAAKELGLIVVFDNTFASPALQNPLDIGVDIVLHSTTKYISGHSDVVGGATITNSQELAFEIYEWNKAFGCNPSPFDNWLSLRGARTLSVRMERHCKNAQIIAKALEANPKVTKVHYPGLPSHPDHETAKKQMSDFGGMVSIEFATVDEARWVAEHARVFLLAESLGGVESLIAYPPLMSHATMTEEQRLERGIPPTMLRLSIGIEDARDLLEDIEQAIASFPAKVEALK is encoded by the coding sequence ATGCATTTCGCAACCAAAGCTCTGCGCGTCGGTCAGGACCCCGATCCTAAATACAAAGCGGTTGTTCCACCAATCTATCAGTCATCTACGTTCGCTTGGGACAATCTTGACAATATTCCAAAGATTGACTACTCCCGCTGTCAAAATCCGAACCGCGAGATGCTCGAGCAGGTTATCGCCGCGCTAGAAAACGGCGAGTTCTGTACGTTATTCAGCTCCGGAATGGCGGCCGTTGCCGCATGTTTCGCGCTGCTCAAGCAGGGCGATCATCTTCTGGTTGCCAACGATATCTACGGCGGCACATTCCGCCTGGCCGAGAAGTACCTTCCCAAGCAAGGGATCAGTTACACCAGCTTCGATGCCCAGGACCCGGCATCGATCGAGACAGTGGTTCAGCCGAACACGAAGATGCTGATTTTCGAAGGTCCGACGAATCCGACGATGCGAGTTCCAGATATCCAGAAGGTTGCCAAAGCGGCGAAAGAGTTGGGATTAATCGTCGTCTTTGACAATACATTCGCTTCACCCGCTCTCCAAAATCCTCTCGATATCGGCGTGGATATCGTTCTCCACTCCACCACCAAATACATCTCGGGCCACAGTGATGTCGTTGGTGGTGCAACGATCACCAACAGCCAAGAGCTTGCCTTCGAAATCTATGAGTGGAACAAAGCCTTCGGCTGCAATCCTTCACCCTTCGATAACTGGCTTTCCCTCCGCGGAGCGAGGACTCTAAGTGTCCGAATGGAAAGGCACTGCAAGAACGCTCAAATTATCGCCAAAGCACTGGAAGCGAATCCCAAAGTCACCAAGGTCCATTATCCAGGACTCCCGAGTCACCCGGATCACGAGACTGCCAAGAAGCAGATGTCCGATTTCGGCGGCATGGTTTCCATCGAGTTCGCCACTGTTGACGAAGCCCGCTGGGTTGCCGAGCACGCGCGGGTCTTTTTGCTCGCTGAGTCACTGGGTGGGGTCGAGAGCCTCATTGCCTACCCACCGCTGATGTCCCACGCAACGATGACCGAAGAGCAGCGCTTGGAACGTGGTATTCCGCCAACAATGTTGCGTCTGAGTATCGGAATTGAGGATGCCAGAGATCTCCTTGAAGACATCGAACAAGCAATCGCATCTTTCCCTGCAAAAGTCGAAGCATTGAAATAA
- a CDS encoding TIGR03364 family FAD-dependent oxidoreductase — translation MKRFDVAIIGAGVLGLAHAYTAAKRGLKVAVFERSPMAEGASVRNFGMIWTVGQWGTPLAEVAQNSNRLWRELLADSEIWHDPCGSLTLTYHDDELQVAKEFVAMADDPTVRLVQPAEVASLAPSVLQQRLLGGIFSEREVHVDPRDAIAKLPTYLAQKFGVEFFWSSCVTQVESGSIVAGGQNWQADQIVVCSGHDYETLFPEHFSNSNLGRCKLQMLRAIPKGNWRIGPMLCAGLTLLHYKNFASCPSLDLVRQRYEETHPQHMAWGVHLLVSQHETGELVIGDSHEYGPAISPFNLDSVDQLILNYLNTFLPVTDIDVTLRWHGVYSTFDEQVYEAEVLPSVHIVTGVGGAGMTMSMGLGERTLAKIAR, via the coding sequence ATGAAACGGTTCGACGTTGCAATTATTGGGGCAGGAGTACTCGGGCTGGCCCATGCTTATACGGCGGCAAAGCGCGGACTAAAAGTTGCAGTGTTCGAGAGGTCTCCGATGGCCGAAGGTGCTTCAGTCCGAAACTTTGGAATGATCTGGACTGTCGGTCAATGGGGTACTCCGCTCGCTGAGGTTGCTCAAAACAGCAACCGCCTGTGGCGCGAGTTACTCGCCGATTCCGAAATCTGGCACGATCCCTGCGGCAGTTTAACTCTCACCTACCATGACGATGAGCTTCAAGTTGCGAAGGAGTTTGTCGCGATGGCGGACGATCCTACGGTTCGCCTCGTCCAGCCCGCAGAAGTCGCTAGCCTGGCCCCTTCGGTTCTGCAACAGCGGCTCCTTGGTGGAATCTTCAGTGAGCGTGAAGTTCATGTTGATCCGCGCGATGCGATTGCAAAACTGCCTACTTATCTGGCACAGAAGTTTGGAGTTGAGTTTTTCTGGAGCTCCTGTGTCACCCAAGTTGAATCGGGTTCAATCGTGGCGGGGGGCCAGAACTGGCAAGCTGACCAGATTGTTGTCTGTTCGGGTCACGACTACGAAACGCTGTTTCCAGAGCATTTCTCGAACAGCAATCTCGGGCGGTGCAAGCTACAAATGCTTCGCGCGATCCCTAAGGGAAATTGGCGAATCGGACCGATGCTCTGCGCCGGACTCACGTTGCTTCATTACAAGAACTTTGCGTCTTGCCCATCCCTTGATCTGGTTAGACAACGCTACGAAGAAACGCATCCTCAGCATATGGCTTGGGGCGTCCACCTGCTGGTATCTCAGCATGAAACAGGCGAGCTAGTGATCGGCGATAGCCATGAATACGGCCCTGCGATCTCGCCATTCAACCTGGACTCGGTTGATCAACTCATCCTGAACTACCTGAACACCTTCTTGCCTGTAACCGATATTGATGTCACTTTGCGCTGGCATGGCGTTTACTCCACCTTCGACGAGCAAGTTTATGAAGCCGAAGTTCTTCCTTCGGTCCATATCGTCACCGGAGTTGGAGGGGCAGGAATGACCATGAGCATGGGATTAGGCGAACGAACCCTAGCCAAAATCGCTCGCTAG
- a CDS encoding MFS transporter, with protein MTKEARWQALTATLLVVGYSGYYACRSNLSVCRPQILEEFASQGIDKAAIGTITFWGTLAYACGKLIWGPITDAVGGRSMFLSGMIGAILFTLMFAFGPAPGIFLVAWVGNRLVQSMGWGGMVNLASKWYLPKQYGTIMGIISLSYLFGDWASRLILGKLIEAGWGWRHVYVAGAGFLAVIFVCCLALLKQRPSKVGLAEIVADETEQEPLKSALRSLTCSPAFWVTCALSFVFTFVRETFNDWTPTFLVEVAKLAKDRAAIVSSSFPLFGGFSVLLVGYLADRVPKGGKSLLIGFGLAVAIPMFFLLGSVSSSSGETYLIGLLGATAVLILGPYSLFAGAMALHYGNKRTAAAAAGLIDGIGYFGGMISAKLVGDVATKSGWTSAWHILGWLAALGVCVAIPAWILERRAR; from the coding sequence ATGACCAAAGAGGCTCGCTGGCAGGCCCTTACTGCGACCTTACTCGTCGTTGGCTACTCCGGCTACTACGCTTGCAGGAGCAATCTGAGTGTCTGCCGTCCCCAGATCCTTGAAGAATTTGCCTCTCAAGGAATCGACAAAGCCGCAATCGGCACCATCACCTTCTGGGGAACCCTGGCGTACGCCTGCGGAAAGCTGATCTGGGGGCCAATCACCGATGCAGTTGGAGGCCGATCGATGTTCCTGAGCGGAATGATTGGCGCGATCCTGTTCACCCTGATGTTCGCGTTCGGTCCCGCCCCAGGCATCTTCCTCGTTGCGTGGGTCGGCAATCGGTTGGTGCAAAGCATGGGTTGGGGTGGAATGGTTAATCTCGCCAGTAAGTGGTACCTGCCCAAGCAGTACGGCACGATCATGGGCATCATCAGCCTCAGTTACCTGTTTGGCGACTGGGCGTCTCGGCTCATCCTTGGAAAGCTGATTGAAGCTGGCTGGGGCTGGCGCCACGTCTATGTCGCCGGTGCTGGCTTCCTTGCCGTAATCTTTGTTTGCTGCCTTGCACTCCTCAAACAGCGACCTAGTAAAGTCGGTCTGGCCGAGATCGTCGCCGACGAAACTGAACAGGAACCGCTCAAAAGTGCGCTCCGAAGCCTCACCTGCTCACCCGCGTTTTGGGTGACCTGCGCCCTGAGCTTCGTGTTCACATTCGTTCGTGAGACGTTCAATGATTGGACTCCGACGTTCCTTGTCGAGGTCGCAAAACTCGCGAAGGATCGCGCAGCCATTGTTAGCTCCAGTTTTCCTCTTTTTGGAGGGTTCTCAGTGCTGCTCGTCGGCTACTTGGCCGACCGAGTTCCGAAGGGTGGCAAGAGTCTTCTCATCGGCTTCGGTCTCGCGGTTGCGATCCCGATGTTCTTCCTATTGGGGTCGGTTTCTTCATCCTCCGGGGAGACCTACCTGATCGGACTCCTAGGCGCAACTGCGGTTCTGATCCTGGGTCCCTACTCCTTGTTTGCTGGAGCGATGGCCCTTCACTACGGGAACAAAAGAACCGCCGCCGCCGCTGCTGGCTTGATTGATGGAATTGGATACTTCGGCGGAATGATTAGCGCAAAACTGGTCGGCGATGTTGCGACAAAAAGTGGCTGGACCTCGGCGTGGCACATCCTCGGCTGGCTCGCCGCGTTGGGAGTCTGCGTTGCTATCCCGGCTTGGATCCTTGAGCGGCGAGCACGTTAA
- a CDS encoding SprT-like domain-containing protein: MGYVPHLEWRRMPVTAGLAVYNKRTIALSYILMTEPERVRVTLLHEYAHLLAFHRAGRKGAGHGPAWRKAMQDLGLDPKVHHNYEVKRNKLRQEVVYKCRKCGTEIVRRRRLSVRRRYYHVNCGGQISFLVIRSVT; the protein is encoded by the coding sequence ATGGGATATGTGCCGCATCTTGAATGGCGCAGAATGCCCGTCACCGCAGGACTAGCCGTCTATAACAAGCGAACGATCGCCCTAAGCTACATCTTAATGACCGAGCCCGAACGGGTCAGAGTGACGCTGCTTCACGAATACGCCCATCTGTTGGCGTTCCACCGAGCGGGCCGCAAAGGAGCGGGTCACGGACCCGCTTGGCGAAAAGCCATGCAAGACCTCGGGCTGGACCCCAAAGTGCATCACAACTACGAAGTCAAGCGCAACAAACTGCGGCAAGAAGTTGTCTACAAATGCAGGAAATGTGGGACAGAAATCGTTCGTCGAAGGCGACTCTCCGTACGCCGTCGGTACTACCACGTTAATTGTGGTGGTCAGATTTCATTCCTGGTGATTCGATCCGTGACATAA
- the dgt gene encoding dNTP triphosphohydrolase: MSNSEFFRHDRYVQSSSTARGDSRDTRSTFERDEDRLLYSQAFLRLDEVTQVAKTKVGRQTHNRLTHSLKVAQLAGRLAQRLLAQHKEELADFLDPAVCRAASYIHDLGHPPFGHIGEYTLDELLTQRPAPNSISLKERFGPWAQEDDIDDDGFEGNAQSFRIVTALERNKARDHGLGLSRATLNASLKYPWGKTAGRRKYGYYSVDVEAFNFARSGFSAAQDERRSLEAEIMDFCDDIAYCIHDVQDFFRIGLIPVDQLRSESGWEDFAKLVQEKYPEVEDDHWSRDVEGGHATRNHLQHLLKGGFDHSSEAISTLTRFARDLTGDLLAEVSVTMTNKHLEVPPLTLSIVSWLKAITRNYVIDSSALSEMQYGQQKILWDVYRILLQDLKAKGKLLPKYVLENHTALESHCSKLQRAGKIHENSKLSPAARSVVDYISSRSESEVLTLHRRLTGVDSSHLLG, encoded by the coding sequence TTGAGCAATTCAGAATTTTTCAGGCACGATCGATACGTTCAATCTTCATCAACGGCTCGTGGAGACTCCCGTGACACCCGCTCTACATTCGAGCGAGACGAAGATAGATTGCTGTACTCCCAGGCTTTTTTGCGGCTAGACGAGGTGACCCAAGTCGCCAAAACGAAAGTTGGCCGACAAACACATAACCGTTTGACCCACTCTCTCAAAGTAGCTCAACTTGCAGGAAGACTAGCTCAGCGATTGTTGGCGCAACACAAAGAGGAGCTGGCAGATTTTCTCGACCCCGCTGTGTGCCGTGCTGCGAGCTACATCCACGACCTAGGACATCCACCTTTTGGTCATATCGGTGAGTACACGCTTGATGAGCTATTGACACAGCGCCCAGCGCCTAACTCGATTTCGCTTAAGGAACGATTTGGTCCCTGGGCGCAGGAAGATGACATTGATGACGACGGGTTTGAAGGTAATGCCCAGTCTTTTAGGATTGTCACCGCTCTAGAACGGAACAAGGCCAGAGATCACGGACTCGGTCTTTCAAGGGCAACTCTGAATGCCAGTCTCAAATACCCATGGGGCAAGACGGCTGGGCGACGAAAATATGGCTACTACTCGGTTGATGTCGAAGCATTTAACTTTGCGAGATCGGGTTTCAGCGCGGCACAGGATGAACGCCGAAGCCTCGAAGCGGAGATAATGGACTTTTGTGACGACATCGCATACTGCATTCATGACGTGCAAGACTTCTTTAGAATTGGACTCATCCCTGTCGACCAACTCAGATCCGAGTCTGGCTGGGAAGATTTTGCAAAACTTGTACAGGAGAAGTATCCTGAGGTCGAAGACGACCACTGGTCAAGAGATGTCGAAGGTGGTCACGCGACTCGTAACCACCTGCAGCATCTGCTTAAGGGAGGGTTTGACCACAGTTCTGAGGCAATCAGTACCTTAACTCGATTCGCAAGAGATCTTACAGGGGACCTGTTGGCGGAGGTAAGTGTCACCATGACGAACAAGCACCTGGAAGTCCCACCGCTAACACTAAGCATCGTCTCGTGGCTCAAGGCGATCACTCGCAACTATGTAATCGACTCTTCCGCACTTAGTGAAATGCAGTATGGTCAGCAGAAAATTCTTTGGGATGTGTACCGCATTCTGCTTCAAGACTTAAAGGCCAAGGGCAAGCTCCTCCCCAAATACGTCTTAGAAAACCACACTGCCCTGGAATCCCATTGCTCAAAACTGCAAAGAGCCGGCAAGATTCATGAGAATTCAAAGCTGAGTCCAGCTGCACGCTCGGTCGTTGATTACATTAGCTCACGATCCGAGTCCGAGGTGCTAACTCTCCACCGGCGGCTGACTGGCGTCGATTCCTCGCACCTA
- a CDS encoding HAD family hydrolase, translated as MLPFDLAVFDIAGTTVRDERFVALAFQTALAKHDHDVEMDRLDAVMGLAKPVAIGIVLDLDPESDEVLAVFETFREEMVRFYREDDRVEPIPGAENVFRFLQENSVKVALDTGFDREITDLILGRLGWDSTVIDASITSDEVKQGRPHPDMIHALMAELRIPSTRRVMKIGDTVSDIGEGRSAGCGLVIGVLSGTDNELALEGENPDLILNSVIEMLDLDFNVLAAQGSKPG; from the coding sequence ATGCTTCCATTTGATCTTGCGGTTTTTGACATCGCTGGCACAACTGTTCGCGATGAGCGATTTGTCGCCTTGGCCTTTCAGACCGCCCTAGCTAAGCATGACCATGACGTAGAAATGGATCGACTGGACGCGGTCATGGGTTTAGCGAAGCCGGTTGCTATTGGAATCGTTCTTGATCTTGATCCGGAGTCAGACGAAGTTTTGGCCGTCTTCGAGACGTTTCGAGAGGAAATGGTTCGCTTTTACAGAGAAGATGATAGGGTCGAACCGATTCCAGGAGCTGAAAATGTGTTTCGGTTCTTGCAAGAAAATAGTGTGAAGGTTGCGTTGGACACCGGATTTGACCGAGAGATTACTGACTTGATTTTGGGGCGCCTTGGTTGGGATTCTACAGTCATCGACGCTTCAATCACCTCGGACGAGGTGAAGCAAGGGCGGCCTCATCCGGACATGATCCACGCTTTGATGGCGGAGTTGCGGATTCCAAGCACGCGCCGAGTCATGAAAATTGGCGATACTGTCAGCGATATAGGTGAGGGCCGCAGCGCCGGGTGTGGGTTGGTGATCGGCGTCCTGAGCGGAACGGATAATGAGCTGGCTCTAGAAGGCGAAAATCCAGACTTGATCCTGAACTCGGTCATCGAGATGCTGGATCTAGACTTTAACGTGCTCGCCGCTCAAGGATCCAAGCCGGGATAG
- a CDS encoding NAD(P)H-hydrate dehydratase: MWIANAERTRLLEHRTASEYGIPASVLIERAGMAIFDALRQLMPDTGRVAVFCGKGLNGCDGLVAARIAHERGYKVEVIMGCAESEMADLTRLQFERSRAAGLGITFPEEGCWCRRLELASQKDVIIDALLGIGAQREVHGAVKIAIQTINRSGVPVISVDVPSGICCDTGEELGESIWALRTITFGMAKPYLFQGIGLEHAGFWSVSEIGFPQPLLTEPTEARMLDSEWVASLLPERLKASHKGDNGHVLIVAGSKWMRGAATLAAKAAFAAGAGMVTVASVGAVCDAVSANLPEALLLPLPEENGVVTEDAAEEILKYQHKFTSALIGPGLSIEPPVHKFLGRLFKALTIPAVIDADALTCVAGGVELPATDCVLTPHPGEMSRLLHASIAEVQADRFRTVDHAVGEYKQCVLLKGPYSIVGESGQPKLVNSTGNPGQASAGMGDVLSGIIATLMAQDIPGYYAAGCGMFWHGAAADICAELIGPIGYKASDVAGALPQARARIVSSCNEF; encoded by the coding sequence ATGTGGATCGCTAACGCCGAAAGGACAAGATTGCTGGAACATCGCACAGCGAGCGAGTACGGCATTCCTGCGTCTGTCCTTATCGAACGCGCTGGAATGGCGATCTTTGATGCACTTCGGCAACTGATGCCGGACACGGGGCGCGTCGCAGTATTCTGCGGCAAGGGCCTAAATGGTTGCGACGGCCTCGTCGCCGCACGAATCGCTCACGAGCGAGGCTACAAGGTCGAGGTCATCATGGGGTGCGCCGAGTCCGAGATGGCAGATCTGACCAGGTTGCAGTTCGAGAGGAGCCGTGCGGCCGGTCTAGGAATCACGTTTCCCGAAGAAGGATGTTGGTGCCGCCGCCTGGAGCTGGCGAGCCAGAAAGACGTCATCATCGACGCTCTCCTTGGAATTGGAGCTCAGCGAGAAGTCCATGGGGCTGTCAAGATCGCCATCCAGACCATCAACCGCAGCGGCGTTCCGGTGATCTCTGTTGATGTTCCCAGCGGCATCTGCTGCGACACAGGCGAGGAACTTGGAGAATCCATCTGGGCCCTCCGTACGATCACGTTTGGGATGGCGAAGCCGTATCTGTTTCAAGGCATCGGCCTGGAACACGCCGGCTTCTGGTCGGTCAGCGAAATCGGTTTCCCTCAGCCGCTTCTTACGGAGCCAACAGAGGCGAGAATGCTCGACAGCGAGTGGGTTGCGTCGCTTCTACCTGAACGTTTGAAGGCAAGTCACAAGGGCGATAATGGTCATGTTCTCATCGTTGCCGGAAGCAAGTGGATGCGCGGCGCGGCGACTCTAGCCGCTAAAGCCGCGTTTGCTGCCGGAGCAGGAATGGTCACGGTGGCGAGTGTCGGAGCAGTTTGTGATGCAGTCTCTGCGAATCTTCCGGAAGCACTCCTCCTGCCTCTGCCGGAAGAAAACGGAGTGGTGACCGAGGATGCCGCTGAAGAGATACTCAAGTACCAGCACAAGTTCACCAGTGCCCTGATCGGCCCCGGACTGAGTATTGAGCCACCCGTTCACAAGTTCCTTGGACGGCTTTTCAAGGCTTTGACGATTCCGGCAGTCATCGATGCCGATGCTCTCACATGCGTAGCAGGTGGAGTTGAGCTTCCAGCTACGGACTGTGTCCTCACCCCGCATCCTGGCGAAATGAGTCGGCTCCTTCACGCTTCCATTGCAGAGGTTCAGGCTGACCGCTTCCGAACCGTTGATCATGCCGTTGGCGAATACAAGCAGTGCGTCTTGTTGAAGGGTCCTTACAGCATTGTCGGAGAGTCGGGCCAGCCGAAACTGGTCAATAGCACCGGAAATCCGGGCCAAGCAAGCGCGGGCATGGGTGATGTTCTCAGCGGAATCATCGCTACGCTCATGGCCCAAGACATCCCCGGTTACTATGCAGCAGGCTGCGGAATGTTCTGGCACGGAGCAGCAGCCGATATCTGCGCCGAACTAATTGGCCCAATTGGCTATAAAGCAAGCGATGTTGCGGGTGCTTTGCCCCAAGCACGGGCTAGAATTGTCTCATCTTGCAACGAGTTCTAG
- a CDS encoding diguanylate cyclase → MPCFDRSVPMGERLHDAPEMKQIMDTLPHGVFVARTDGSIHYANDLWNRKTGKDHSQFDDVPWYECVEEQHLPAVLKAWNQLVKTGETIQLEAMVRRDDDSRRIIHFKMIRFNPEEGVDVFLAHADDITVTKQLAQVAEKNERRLAIMLEVMSEGVVLQDSDGQIMLSNPAAEEILGLSNDQLSGRTSLDPCWRSIYEDGSDYPGSEHPAMQALASGASFHDQLMGIHKPDGTLTWISINAVPIINPATGKPDSAVASFSDVTELKKSRDETRKQLDALHMVQIELEMRQRELEVINSQLKGMADTDVLTGLKNRRCLFERLRAEISLVERNGNPFGFALFDVDFFKSINDTFGHMAGDEVLKRVADALTSCARISDFVARYGGEEFAVVMPHTSRAQAEVAVERMLAEIRRIHWEGRQVTASAGVSLFSGLGASIDILIDEADKALYAAKGAGRNQVVMAG, encoded by the coding sequence ATGCCGTGCTTTGACCGATCAGTTCCGATGGGCGAGCGACTTCATGATGCTCCTGAAATGAAGCAGATCATGGACACGTTGCCTCATGGTGTGTTTGTGGCACGAACGGACGGATCGATTCACTACGCCAATGATCTTTGGAATCGAAAAACTGGAAAGGACCATTCACAATTCGACGACGTTCCATGGTACGAATGTGTTGAAGAGCAACATCTGCCTGCAGTCCTGAAAGCATGGAACCAACTGGTCAAGACTGGCGAAACCATTCAGCTCGAGGCAATGGTACGTCGAGACGACGATTCTCGTCGAATCATTCACTTCAAAATGATTCGATTCAATCCGGAAGAAGGGGTAGATGTCTTCCTGGCTCATGCCGACGATATCACAGTCACGAAGCAATTGGCTCAAGTCGCCGAAAAAAATGAGCGACGACTTGCGATCATGCTTGAAGTCATGAGTGAAGGTGTTGTCCTCCAAGACTCTGACGGACAGATTATGCTATCGAACCCTGCTGCGGAGGAGATCCTCGGATTATCTAACGATCAACTGAGCGGACGCACCTCACTTGACCCTTGTTGGCGCTCAATCTACGAAGACGGCTCCGATTACCCAGGTTCCGAGCATCCCGCAATGCAAGCTCTTGCCTCTGGTGCGAGCTTCCACGATCAGCTGATGGGAATCCATAAGCCTGACGGAACCTTGACATGGATTTCAATCAACGCTGTTCCCATCATCAACCCAGCCACTGGTAAGCCGGATTCGGCCGTCGCTAGCTTTTCCGACGTTACCGAACTCAAGAAATCCCGGGATGAAACCCGGAAACAGCTGGACGCCCTGCATATGGTTCAGATTGAACTCGAAATGCGTCAGCGCGAACTCGAGGTCATCAATTCTCAGCTCAAAGGTATGGCCGATACAGACGTTCTCACTGGACTCAAAAACCGCCGCTGCCTCTTTGAGCGCCTCCGCGCTGAGATTTCGCTCGTCGAGCGAAATGGAAATCCGTTTGGTTTTGCCCTGTTCGACGTCGACTTCTTTAAGTCGATCAATGACACTTTCGGCCACATGGCCGGAGATGAGGTTTTGAAGCGCGTTGCAGATGCGCTGACTTCCTGTGCCCGAATCTCCGACTTCGTCGCCCGATACGGAGGTGAAGAATTTGCGGTCGTGATGCCTCACACATCCCGCGCCCAAGCCGAAGTCGCGGTCGAACGGATGCTCGCTGAAATTCGTCGCATCCATTGGGAAGGGAGGCAAGTCACCGCTTCCGCAGGAGTGTCGTTGTTCTCCGGGCTGGGTGCTTCTATTGACATCCTCATCGACGAAGCCGATAAGGCCCTCTACGCCGCCAAGGGCGCAGGAAGAAACCAAGTTGTCATGGCTGGCTAG
- a CDS encoding FHA domain-containing protein has protein sequence MQRVLAFVGLLACAAVGFAQGTVNISLGSLHQFHSFEALDWPTKPVTDVQKISGDKVTIKLTSKDAKPKLFVVDTETGNVAMRGEEFIRDGSWAITKSAFLAVQQVDIQVSAPGGPVDSATVELQDSLRKREELIDSKSAGKATFYFVQLGEVKVTVKYRGKTGMADPVKQTFTIQLERDQVTPTLKIALPDGNSVAGTAAPKTDEKSAEKPEVKDEKIPTAPEGSKTGPVGNVLTTLIGMGVVAGVAWYILKYMRENGDKVQDTLKKLGAELPQPPSADPDPGPLAPIKPEPMQQIILDSAPVAPVAPMPSIPSPSLTGTPRIIASDGSSFELPDGETTVGREFGNGLVVPSDTVSRRHASIQKSGGSVMVMDHGSTNGTWVNGMKVGGTVTLNYGDQLRFGSIEYRYEG, from the coding sequence TTGCAACGAGTTCTAGCTTTTGTCGGTCTCCTTGCCTGCGCTGCCGTCGGCTTTGCGCAAGGCACAGTCAATATCTCCCTCGGTAGCCTGCACCAGTTCCACTCGTTTGAAGCGCTAGATTGGCCAACGAAGCCGGTCACAGATGTTCAAAAGATCAGCGGCGATAAGGTCACCATCAAACTGACTTCCAAAGACGCTAAGCCGAAACTCTTTGTTGTCGATACCGAGACCGGCAACGTTGCCATGCGCGGAGAGGAGTTCATCCGCGATGGATCGTGGGCGATCACCAAGAGCGCCTTCTTGGCTGTTCAACAAGTTGACATCCAAGTATCTGCGCCCGGCGGTCCGGTCGATTCCGCCACCGTTGAGCTCCAAGATTCGCTTCGCAAGCGCGAAGAGTTGATCGACTCCAAATCTGCAGGGAAGGCCACGTTCTACTTTGTGCAACTTGGCGAGGTTAAGGTGACGGTAAAGTACCGAGGCAAAACCGGTATGGCCGACCCCGTGAAGCAGACCTTTACAATCCAACTTGAACGAGATCAGGTGACTCCAACTCTCAAAATAGCGCTTCCTGACGGGAATTCAGTTGCAGGCACGGCGGCTCCGAAGACCGACGAAAAGTCCGCTGAGAAGCCTGAAGTCAAGGATGAAAAAATCCCTACAGCTCCCGAGGGTTCCAAAACTGGACCAGTTGGAAACGTCCTGACGACCCTGATCGGGATGGGCGTCGTCGCTGGCGTTGCTTGGTACATCCTCAAGTACATGCGTGAGAATGGGGACAAGGTTCAGGACACACTCAAGAAGCTTGGCGCAGAGCTTCCCCAGCCCCCAAGCGCTGACCCCGATCCAGGCCCACTCGCTCCGATCAAGCCCGAGCCAATGCAGCAGATCATCCTTGATTCGGCCCCGGTCGCCCCAGTGGCTCCAATGCCTTCAATACCATCGCCATCCTTGACCGGCACCCCTCGAATCATTGCCTCCGATGGATCGTCTTTCGAATTACCTGATGGGGAAACCACCGTTGGTCGTGAGTTCGGAAACGGCCTTGTCGTCCCAAGTGACACGGTCTCACGACGCCATGCGAGCATTCAGAAATCTGGTGGATCGGTAATGGTAATGGACCACGGCAGCACCAACGGAACCTGGGTCAACGGGATGAAGGTTGGCGGAACGGTCACCCTAAACTACGGCGATCAGCTTCGCTTTGGCTCGATCGAATACAGATACGAGGGCTAA